The Syntrophotalea acetylenivorans genome contains the following window.
CAACGGCGATATCATGACCCAGGTCGATTACCGGGCCATGCAGGCCTTTCATCGGGAACACGAAGCTGATCTGACCGTGGGCGTACGCCAGTACGATCTACAAATCCCATACGGGGTGATGGTCTGCGAAGGGGCCGAAGTCAGAAAATTGAGCGAAAAACCCAATCACAAATTTCTGGTCAATGCCGGTATCTACATGCTGGAGCCGGCGGTGCACCGCTTCATCCCACGCAATGAACGCTTTGACATGACCGAACTGATCGAGGCCCTAATTCGCGATGGGCGCAGGGTGGTCAGCTTTCCGATCATGGAATACTGGCTCGATATCGGCCAACACGAAGATTACCAACAGGCACAAACAGATCAGGGGAAAAGGAGAATGTCAGCGTGAATTGGCAGGGAAAGCGGGTTCTAGTTACTGGGGCGGGAGGCTTCATCGGCAGCCATCTCACCGAAAAGTTGGTCCGAGAAGGAGCCAAGGTCAAAGCTCTGGTACATTACAATGCCCTGGGCAGTTGGGGGTGGCTTGACCGCTCCCAGATTCGCGATGACATTGAGGTGATTGCCGGCGACATCACTGACCAAGACTGTGTTCGCCAGGCGGTGAAGAACACAGAGGTAGTGTTTCATCTCGCTGCTTTAATTGCCATCCCCTATTCTTACCAAGCCCCTGCATCATACGTGCGGACCAACGTCAACGGTACTCTCAATATGTTGCAGGCGGCGCGGGAACACGGGGTGGAGCGAATGATCCACACCTCGACCAGCGAGGTCTACGGCACCGCTCTACAGGTTCCGATCAACGAAAAACATCCTCTGCAAGGGCAATCCCCTTATTCGGCGAGCAAGATAGGCGCCGACAAAATGGCCGAGGCGTTTAGTTGCTCTTTCGATGTACCCGTTGTCACTGTCCGTCCTTTTAATACCTTTGGTCCGCGCCAGTCGGCCCGGGCGGTTATTCCGACCATTATCAGCCAGTGCCTTACCGGCGATACGGTGCGCTTGGGGAGCCTCTCGCCCACCCGAGACATGAACTACGTTGCCAACACAGTTGACGGCTTTCTCGCCGCCGCAACCGCACCGGCGGCAATAGGCCGCACCGTCAGCTTCGGCTCCGGCCGGGAGATCAGCATCGGCGATCTGGCTCAACTCATTGCCGGTCTCATCGGCAAGCCGATTCGCATCGAAAGCGAAGAAACGCGGATCCGTCCCAACAAGAGCGAAGTCGAGCGGCTGCTGGCCGACAACACCCTAGCCAAAAATCTGCTGAATTGGACTCCGCAAGTGAGCCTGGAGGAGGGCCTGCAGAGGACCATTACCTGGATGAAAGATCATCTGGAAAGGTACCGTCCCGGTGTCTACGTCGTCTGAGACCAAAACCCCTGCCCCAGCGGCCACCATCCCCCTGTGCGTCCCAGAAATCCGCGGTAACGAATGGCAGTACGTCAAGAACTGCCTCGACACCAGCTGGGTCTCTTCGGTGGGCGCTTATGTCGATCGCTTCGAGCAGAAGATGGCCGAACGGCTGGGAGCCCCTTTCCACGGGGTAGCCACCGTAAACGGTACGGCGGCACTGCATACCGCATTACTGGTCGCCGGAGTTCAACCGGACGATGAAGTACTGGTTTCGGATTTGACCTTCATCGCACCGGCTAATGCGATTCGCTACGCAGGGGCTTGGCCGGTACTCATCGACGCCGAGCCAGGCTGCTGGCAGATGGATCCGCAGCAGGTTGAGTTGTTTTTGACTCGCGACTGTGAGATGGCCGGTGGGGTCCTACGCAACCGACAAAGCGGCAGGCGAGTCAAAGCGATCATTCCAGTGCATATTCTTGGCCATCCGGTCGATCTTGATCCGATTATGGAGTTGGCCGGCCGCTTTGACCTGGTGGTCATCGAGGATGCCACCGAAGGACTCGGTGGCCACTATCGGGGCTCCCCGTTGGGAGGTATCGGCCATATCGGCTGCTATAGCTTCAACGGAAACAAAATGATCACCACCGGTGGCGGCGGTATGCTGGTGACGGGAAACCCACAATGGGCTGAAAAGGCCCGCTATCTGACGACCCAGGCCAAGGACGATCCTCTGGAGTACATCCATGGGGAACTCGGCTTCAATTATCGTCTGACCAACCTGCAGGCAGCCATGGGTTGCGCTCAGTTGGAACAGTTGGATGCCTATCTGAGCGCCAAAGAAGCCATAGCAGACCGTTACCGCCAAGAGCTTTGCATGGTTCCGGGGATTACCCCAATGCCCACAGTGGATTACGGTCAGAGCGCCTGGTGGCTCTACACAGTGCGGGTCGATCCTGCCCAATATGGTATGGACCGTAAAACATTGATGCAACGCCTGGCCGCAGAAGGGATTCAGACCCGCCCCCTGTGGCAGCCCCTGCACCTTTCTCCCGTCTATCGACAGGCACAGCGGATTGGCGGCGAAGTTTCCGAACAGCTCAACAGCTCGGCGCTCAGTCTGCCCTGCTCGGTCGGACTGAGCGCAGCGGAACAACAGAGGGTGATCGAAGCCCTGGTCCGGCTTGGTGGCTGACCCCACCGGTCTTCATTTTTTTGGCCTTCCTCTTGCACTAAACATGGGGGAGGCCTTTTGTTTTGCTGAATCATCCCTAGCCAAGGACCTGTCGGTGACATTCCTCGACTACGAAAATCTGCACGGTGCAATTGAAATAGACGGCAACCTCCGCGAAGCCAATCTGGATCTGGTGCAAAAACGCTGGCCGCACCTTATCACCTTATTGCAGCAGGCTCCTCCCCTCGGCGAATATGGGCTGACCGATACCTTGCAACCGACCCTGTCTTTAGACGGTATCCAGCTGAGCAGTGGTTATAACCGCTTGAGCGAGGCGGCCCTGCAGGCCTCGCTGGTTCCACAAGGCGCCTCGCAGGCCTGGGTCTACGGCATCGGTTCAGGAGATCTGCCAGTTACGCTACTGAAACGCACAACTTTGCGGCAATTACAGGTCATAATACTTAATCCGGCGGTCGCCGCGGCCTCTTTTGCCTGCTTTGACCACCGGCAGTGGCTAGCCGACCCACGAGTCAATCTTTTGACCGCATCCGCGGTAAAAGAACTGCAACGTCCTTTCGCCGCAGTTCCAGCCTGCCTGTTACTGGCCGAGGACGACGCAGCGCGTTTGCGTGACTTGGTCTTTCTGGAACTTGCGACTCCCTTCAGTCGTGAAAAACATGGCGTGGGCAACGCCCAGTTGGTGGAACGCCTAAACGAGAACCTGGACCATTGCCAACGGGACGGAAATGTTGGAGCTTTGTTCGACCGCCATCGTGGAAAAAACGGTTCTGGTGGCTGGTGCGGGACCAACTCTAGCCGAATCTTTTGACTTAATAAAAAGACAGCAACAGGCCGGACAGCCTCTAATCGCTGTCGGATCGGCCCTCAAGCCGCTGTTTAATGCGGACATCATCCCCGATGTCGTAGTCGTCGTTGATCCCGGTCGTGAAGAAGTACTGAAGCTTTTCAGTGGTTTCGACCTTGATCCTTTTACCGAAACGCCACTTGTCTATTTTCCTTCTGTTCATCGAGATATCCTGGAGCTGTGGACTGGCCCGCTTCTAACAGCCTATGCGGAACATCCCCTCTACCACGATTTGTCTGAAAAATGTCCCAAACAGAAGCTATTTTCTGCAGGCAGTGTATTGCACCCAGCGGTGGACTTAGCTGTATGCATGGGGGCGGACGAAATCGTTCTTCTTGGAGCCGATTTTGGTTTCCCCAATGGGTACTCTCACGTGGCAGGAGCAGCAACCAGCAAGCGAATAGATGAAAAAGCACACAGACATTGGGTTCACGATGGGACAGGGGGGAAAATTCCTACGACACCTAACATGCGAGACTTCCTGCGAGACCTTGAGGCATATATTGAAAATAAGACCCAGGTTCGTTTCCTCAATGCCAGCCGAAAAGGGGCATTTATTAAAGGCACGGCCTTCATGGAGGGAGCATTATGACAATCTGCGCAGGCCAATGGCAAAAGCACCTGCATACCGCCGTTATTGCTTTTCGCTTGGGGATGGAAGGCATGGCCGGCGGTAGAATGACCGGCTTTATCGACGGCTTGCTGCCTTGCCTAGACGAATTTCCTCCGCAAATAATGCAGAAGTTAAACCCGCTTCTGGAAAAGATTCTATCGGCCCAC
Protein-coding sequences here:
- a CDS encoding SDR family NAD(P)-dependent oxidoreductase; this encodes MNWQGKRVLVTGAGGFIGSHLTEKLVREGAKVKALVHYNALGSWGWLDRSQIRDDIEVIAGDITDQDCVRQAVKNTEVVFHLAALIAIPYSYQAPASYVRTNVNGTLNMLQAAREHGVERMIHTSTSEVYGTALQVPINEKHPLQGQSPYSASKIGADKMAEAFSCSFDVPVVTVRPFNTFGPRQSARAVIPTIISQCLTGDTVRLGSLSPTRDMNYVANTVDGFLAAATAPAAIGRTVSFGSGREISIGDLAQLIAGLIGKPIRIESEETRIRPNKSEVERLLADNTLAKNLLNWTPQVSLEEGLQRTITWMKDHLERYRPGVYVV
- a CDS encoding LegC family aminotransferase is translated as MSTSSETKTPAPAATIPLCVPEIRGNEWQYVKNCLDTSWVSSVGAYVDRFEQKMAERLGAPFHGVATVNGTAALHTALLVAGVQPDDEVLVSDLTFIAPANAIRYAGAWPVLIDAEPGCWQMDPQQVELFLTRDCEMAGGVLRNRQSGRRVKAIIPVHILGHPVDLDPIMELAGRFDLVVIEDATEGLGGHYRGSPLGGIGHIGCYSFNGNKMITTGGGGMLVTGNPQWAEKARYLTTQAKDDPLEYIHGELGFNYRLTNLQAAMGCAQLEQLDAYLSAKEAIADRYRQELCMVPGITPMPTVDYGQSAWWLYTVRVDPAQYGMDRKTLMQRLAAEGIQTRPLWQPLHLSPVYRQAQRIGGEVSEQLNSSALSLPCSVGLSAAEQQRVIEALVRLGG
- a CDS encoding 6-hydroxymethylpterin diphosphokinase MptE-like protein, translating into MAGAGPTLAESFDLIKRQQQAGQPLIAVGSALKPLFNADIIPDVVVVVDPGREEVLKLFSGFDLDPFTETPLVYFPSVHRDILELWTGPLLTAYAEHPLYHDLSEKCPKQKLFSAGSVLHPAVDLAVCMGADEIVLLGADFGFPNGYSHVAGAATSKRIDEKAHRHWVHDGTGGKIPTTPNMRDFLRDLEAYIENKTQVRFLNASRKGAFIKGTAFMEGAL